The Rhodocytophaga rosea genome has a segment encoding these proteins:
- a CDS encoding anthranilate synthase component II, whose product MKILVLDNYDSFTYNLVHLLKELGLENSIEVHRNDKISLEEVEKFDKILLSPGPGLPSEAGIMPELIRKYAPSKSILGICLGHQGISEIFGAKLENMTEVLHGVATKAIVTSNEERIFNNIPKELKTCRYHSWTVVPESVPANELEITAIDENGKVMAIRHKQYDVRGLQFHPESILTEHGKQMIQNWLEGD is encoded by the coding sequence ATGAAAATTTTAGTTTTAGACAATTACGATTCCTTCACTTACAATCTGGTGCACCTGCTGAAAGAATTAGGACTCGAAAACAGTATTGAAGTACACCGCAACGACAAAATATCTCTGGAAGAAGTAGAAAAATTCGACAAGATTTTACTTTCTCCCGGTCCGGGTTTGCCTTCGGAAGCAGGTATTATGCCTGAGTTGATCAGGAAATACGCACCATCAAAGAGCATTCTGGGCATTTGTCTGGGGCACCAGGGCATTTCAGAAATTTTTGGAGCCAAGCTGGAGAATATGACAGAAGTATTGCATGGCGTAGCAACTAAAGCCATTGTGACTAGTAATGAGGAACGTATTTTTAATAATATTCCCAAAGAACTCAAAACCTGCCGCTACCACTCCTGGACAGTAGTTCCCGAATCGGTTCCAGCCAATGAACTGGAGATTACTGCCATAGATGAAAACGGAAAAGTAATGGCTATTCGTCACAAGCAATACGACGTTCGTGGTCTGCAATTTCACCCCGAATCTATTTTAACTGAGCATGGCAAACAGATGATTCAAAACTGGCTGGAAGGAGATTAA
- a CDS encoding TrpB-like pyridoxal phosphate-dependent enzyme, producing the protein MERKILLTEKEMPEHWYNIMADMPNKPLPPLHPGTKQPIGPEALAPLFPMELIKQEVSTEKWIAIPEEVRDIYTLWRPTPLYRAYNLEKALDTPAKIYYKYEGVSPAGSHKPNTAVPQAYYNKQEGVKKISTETGAGQWGTALSFACQLFGIECEVFMVKVSYNQKPYRRIVMNTYGATVHASPSNLTQAGKHILGETPDSPGSLGIAISEAVERAAGDPQTKYALGSVLNHVLMHQTIIGLECIKQLEKAGDMPDIVVAPFGGGSNFAGISFPFLRLNFEQGKSIRCIASEPASCPKLTRGVFRYDFGDTIGMTPLIPMYTLGHNFVPSPIHAGGLRYHGAGAIVSQLLKDNLIEARSHYQKECFEAGLLFARTEGIVPAPEANHGIATVIHEAKQAQKEGKSKTILFNLCGHGNFDMAAYEAYLSGKLVDEEVTTAEIERSLAEIDNLQV; encoded by the coding sequence ATGGAACGTAAAATTCTCCTCACCGAAAAAGAAATGCCTGAGCACTGGTACAATATTATGGCAGACATGCCTAATAAGCCGCTGCCGCCCTTGCATCCTGGTACCAAGCAGCCTATTGGACCGGAAGCCTTAGCGCCGCTGTTCCCGATGGAACTCATCAAACAGGAAGTAAGCACCGAAAAATGGATTGCGATTCCGGAAGAAGTACGGGACATTTATACCCTGTGGCGGCCTACGCCTTTATACCGGGCGTATAACCTGGAAAAGGCACTGGATACGCCTGCTAAGATCTATTATAAATATGAAGGTGTAAGTCCGGCTGGTTCACATAAACCCAATACGGCTGTTCCTCAGGCCTACTATAATAAGCAGGAAGGAGTAAAAAAGATTTCTACCGAAACCGGAGCCGGACAATGGGGAACTGCCCTAAGCTTTGCCTGCCAGCTATTTGGAATTGAATGTGAAGTGTTTATGGTGAAAGTAAGTTATAACCAGAAACCCTATCGCCGCATTGTAATGAATACCTACGGCGCTACCGTTCATGCTTCACCTTCCAATCTGACACAAGCCGGTAAACACATTCTGGGAGAAACACCGGATTCGCCAGGCAGTTTGGGAATTGCCATTTCTGAAGCGGTTGAAAGAGCCGCTGGTGATCCGCAAACCAAATATGCCCTGGGCAGTGTATTGAACCATGTATTGATGCATCAAACCATTATCGGATTGGAGTGTATCAAGCAACTCGAAAAAGCCGGAGATATGCCGGATATTGTAGTCGCTCCTTTTGGTGGCGGTTCTAATTTTGCAGGTATCTCCTTCCCATTCCTACGCTTGAATTTTGAACAGGGAAAATCCATCCGCTGTATTGCCAGTGAACCAGCCTCTTGCCCTAAGTTAACCCGTGGGGTATTCCGTTATGATTTCGGCGATACCATCGGCATGACCCCTTTGATTCCCATGTACACACTCGGACATAATTTTGTGCCCTCTCCGATTCACGCCGGCGGATTGCGCTACCATGGCGCTGGTGCGATTGTGAGCCAGTTACTGAAAGATAATCTGATCGAGGCCCGTTCACATTACCAGAAGGAATGTTTTGAGGCCGGATTGTTGTTTGCCCGTACAGAAGGAATAGTTCCGGCTCCGGAGGCAAATCATGGCATTGCCACGGTTATTCATGAAGCGAAACAAGCCCAGAAAGAAGGAAAATCAAAAACAATTCTGTTCAACCTGTGCGGACATGGGAATTTTGATATGGCTGCCTATGAAGCGTATTTATCCGGAAAACTGGTAGATGAAGAAGTAACTACTGCCGAAATCGAACGTTCTCTGGCCGAAATTGATAATTTACAAGTGTAA